Part of the Quercus lobata isolate SW786 chromosome 6, ValleyOak3.0 Primary Assembly, whole genome shotgun sequence genome, GTATCTAtcttatgtatatatacatacttaaaaaagttttaagttAGTAACTCTCATGCCAAACATTATATTAATCGAATACCATCGTCATCCATAAATAAATACACCCATGTctgtttttttcccttcataattttctttttctttttttagaatgCCTAAAGTTAGCTcaattactataattttttgttgtagaaTAAGAAACTTGATATTCAAACTTTCGCCTACACTAAAATTTAATTCATGTTTTAGGTTAATTGTAAAAGCAATCATTCTAGAGTGGATATCATAGATTGAAATTACATATACAATCTCttacattttgatattttgtagGTATAAAAGATATGagtaaataatataattcaacaatagatttatcaaaaataCTTTAGTGTGATACTAAAGAGAGTTAGCAAGTATAACTTAAATCTAATCCATCctacttaaccaaaaaaaaaaactgttaactTAAATATCATGATAAATATTCcattataaatcaataaaaaatttacttggaCTTAACTAGTGCTAGTATAAAATTTTTCCCGAGAATAATTTATTACACACACATTAATGCACATACCTTTAtacacaagaaaagaaaaaaaaaaaaaaaaaaaaaaaaaaaaaaaaaaaaaaaaaaaaattgtgacttgAACATGGAAAATTCAAGTCACgattctagattttttttttttttttttttccttatatatataattgtgcgTGTGTAAATGTATGTAAATTAATATGTGTGAAAAgaaatttttgccaaaaattattaatcaaaataaaagcTATTCATGATCAATCTTACAAcaacttatttttcattttccaaacaGATTTGACCTTTGaaacttatttttcattttccaaaccGATTTGACCtttgaaatctctctctctctctctctctctctctctctctctctctctctctctctcaaaatacGGAATTTGTCCATAAAATATACACATGGATCATATATGCATGAGAGAATGATATTGCATATATTTGTTGTATAAGATATTTTTTGTTCCTTGATACCTTTCTCTCATCTCTTATATCTCTCCTATATCAAGAATGACAAAACTTAAGTGCAGTATCTTAAAAAGTGAATCTAAAGAACAGTACCTAAATATTGTACTAAATCTTGCCCTATCAAGAATgatattcatttaattttatttctaacaTAAGTCAAACTTGAATTGATCAACAAACTAGATTATATGtacaagattgattcattcTCTTATAGAACAAGCTCAAGTTTTTTCACAAGTAAattgattaacttattcttttatCTTATATAGTACTATGACTACAATTTTTAGTCCCTTTACAACTCTATataaataatcaataattaaattatagtcAAAATTGTTAGTTACGTTTTGATCCCTCGTACGACTTGCTACCAATTTGCAAATCAAGCCCAAGTATTTAATTAACTGTATTTAGTAATAGGAATAAACAGTGAAGTAAATTACAACAAGAACACCCACACAAGGGACGATGAATTGTTCACAAAGTGAAAAAACAACAGGAAAAGTACCCCGAGGCTTAACCGAAACTAGTTAAATTTACTATGAATAGGTTGCGACTTGCGATACAATCAAGACTGTCAAGGCCTTCACGACATGTAACTTGACTTGTAACTAAACTCCCAGTTTCTTGCTACAAATGCTTCCTCAAGCTTTGTCTTCACAATGATTTGCTACTGCAAGTCGAGACGTCAACCGACAAAGCTATCTCTCGGTTACTTTCAAGGCCACTTGAGTATTTGTAACAGTCTGTGGTTTTAGTATCACACTCCAACAACACGAATgatgatttttgtgtttttggtggtTTGAATCTTCTTTCAATGGTTTTGTCTATAAGGAGAGGGTTGGAAGGCACAATTGGATAAACAAAGTTTTTCGTTTGATTCCAATTGTTGTTTTCCTTCTCTAGATATTAGGGTTAATGAAGGTTTTAATACAAATAAGGTTTGGGCTATAGTTTGGTACGAAActgactttgaaaaaaaaaaaaaaatccctagtCCTAATTGATCGAATGTCTACTGAAAGTCGAACGAGAGATTTTGTTTGAATCTCGCTCGTCGAGTTCTTGTCACTTCTTGCCTTTCATTTGACTGAGTTTGGACTTTTCTCAATTGAAACATTATGATCAACACTCCATTTCCAACTTCAATTGTAGCTTTTGTTACCCAGAATTACAATACAAATAAAACCACAATACATGAAAATTTGTCATAGAGTTAGCCCAcacaaaaaatcataacaaaaattatattattctcTATTATTAAATAGAATGGTTTTCATTTATGaacttataaataattaaatatataatttttactatgaaaTTGACATTTATACTATTAGAAAAttgcaaataataatttgataaattatatgttattagtaaattgaaaataacaattTGATATCTTTTGAACTTATTACAatcttaaaaaatcaaatatcagtctatataagtatatttttactAGTCTTCGCACGAGTGTTGCACGTGCTTagagactcttttttttttttttttatatagtacAAAACTTTTCATGTATATTAATAAGATAATTCTAGTCTATAACCTACCCTTCCAAGTTGTAGCTTAAAATCTAAAGAAGGacaaatatttgtttttttttttttagaaacaaagtGCAAATAATTTGATTACATGCAAAAGTAGAGCTTTCATCCGCCTTTTTCATCTATTTGTTTATCCTCATTAATTTATGCTATTTTCTTTGGTTTATACTTAAAAGAGAATTATTTTTGAGGAATATTTAAGAGAAGTGATATCATTCAAggaaattttcataattttcataatttaaagCAGGTTAATCATTCAAGGAAATAAAGAAGGACAAAACTCTCATAACTAATACAAAACTCTcacacattttatttttaattgaaaatctGAATACTCTCATAACTTAATACAATAACTAATACAACATCAACAGCAACAGCAAGGTAATAATGTCAGAACTCACAGTTGCTAACTAACATATATAAAAGGTATCTAATTTTTTCAAAGGTTTTTACTCTAAACATTCTATATAAAAGAAACAGTGATATAATACTTTTGAGATTGCGCATGCCTTCAATCCATCTATAAGGTCTTGAAAATTTAAGTTGTGCCAGCCTTTCACCATGAACTTCATCCATGCTACCTTTGCCCCAAAGCTGAAAATTATGGTATCAAGaagactttttttattttttattttttttaatcagaacATGTTATCAAccaaatttctttttcctaatcaattaaatttttaatctgtaaagagagagaatgaaaaactCACCTATCATCACAGTTGCTTCCCCTACATACATTCGAATAATAGtagaaaaaagatgttaaatcaatttgacaaaattctATTTgacatgaaaggaaaaaaaaaatcttaaaattcaaaaattgaaattttattaaatatataaataaaaattagctaggtgaaaaatagaaaaaaagagcaCCCTGAAAGTCCTAACTAAGCCAAAAGAAACAGTttttaaattaacaaatctaAGATTCAACATAAAATCCAATTAAACCAGAAATTccaaactatttttaaaaaaagtacattGTGCTTGCCTCCTATCACAAAATCTATGCTACCTTTGTTCCCAAAGATGATACttgtaatattaaaaaaaatgtataaacaaataaagaaaaataatcagaACCCATTATCAACAAATCCTTGCTTTCCTAATcaattaaaaatcttaaatacaCTTAAAACTaaacagagaaaaaagaaaaaaaaaaaaaaactcacctaGATTTGGAGAACTTATATTTGAGTGTGAAATCAAATGGGAtttaaaataaagcaaaataaaGGGAGAGAGATATAAGACTGCTGAGTGTAGGATTTTCTATTGACAAAAATGATCCAAAAAATTGTGGTAATAACTATTTTAAAGGTGTAGTTCTCCATGAAATTGtgttgtttttaaattttgaacttttgaaaAAAGTAGACTACAAagagttttaattatttttttcttaaaaattttcctGGTCATTATTGTGATAATTGTATGAATTAGGATAAGAATGAGTAGTTATCTataatctatactattatttaagggacTTCACatgtttggattcctcattttttagttcaaaaactattatttaaggggtttcccttgtttggattcctcatttttttagttcaaaaatgcccctatatccctatgtttaagtagagacaaaactaaaggataatCTGATAAAAATGCAACTCTAATtcccactaaaatattgcctaaaaaatagaacaactttcctgttaattttcaaattgttttctttacttataaattagattctcaaaataaaaataatatatataaaataaaaacacaagttttttttcTACTACAAAATAAACGTGtaatatttgttcattttttaaagCTAACCTTATAACACTCCTAGttgtattttagttttaaatacataatattaatgagaaaaagtATAAACCTCAAATtggaataaatgaaaaattatgacactataaaaaaataataataaagaagcCTCATCCCACTCGCGAAGCACGTGTGATgagactaatattttttttttaaagaactaacTATATATCCtatcaaataattttaaaaattaatcgTATATAGTTAAagtatttaaattcaaataaataacaagttcttatattaaaaaaaaaaaagataataatctataatctatactattatttaagggacTTCACatgtttggattcctcatttttttagttcaaagaCTATTATTTAAGAGGTTTCTCTTGTTtagattcctcattttttagttcaaagATACTCCTACatccctatgtttaagtagagacaaaactaaaagataatatgataaaaatacaactctaactcccattaaaatattacttaaaaaataaaaccactctcctgttaattttcaaattgttttattcacttataaattagattctcaaaataaaaataatatatataaataaaaacacaaatttttttttctactacaAAATAAACGTGtaatatttgttcattttttgaagCTAACCTTATAACACTCCTggttatattttagttttaaatatataatattaatgagaaaaagtGTAAacctcaaattgaaataaatgaaaaattatgactctataaaaaaataataataaagaaaaaaaattacttaggatatttccccaaaaaaaaaaaaaatttcaaaaatttgggggggAGGGTGGGCTGCTCAGGCCCCTCAGTCATCAAGTGGATCCGCCACAAGATAGAAAATTtgcataaaagaaataatagcGAGAAGTTTCAATTACTcaattattttatgttgtttcattttttgattGATTCTTCTCTCGCTCCAAAACAACCTATTTATTCAATTCTTCAAACACAAATATACCATATTTAATATCAATTTTACCAAGGCACATGTAATATACATGGCAACTTTTATGAATAGTCACACAGAGACGAAATACTACAAGACCAACTATTGGAGTCATGGTCCtcatgaattttaattattgttttagtAGTACGTATAAGTATAACATTTGAAGGTTTGGACCTAAAGATTTTCTGCATAATTGAAAACTGACCATTCTAAATTAAAATCTAGTCCAAAAAATTTAGGAAGATTACACCTTTTCTCCTCACATTATACCCCATTTTACACATTGTCTCTTGAACTATTGAAATGTATAATTGACCCCAAAGTTATAACTTTGTAATTGTAACAATTAACcctctaccattttttttttttgaggttaaCATTAACAAACCAATTTACTCCTTCCTCCAAAACAGATAGTAGATGGtaaattggttttttaattcTACATTCCATTAGAATTAACTGAAAAGGTGAATAGAGAGGGTAAAGTATTACATGAGTTCTAGTTTAGGGGACCGATCATGTATTCTAGTAGTTCCAAGAGGGGTAAAAGTGCAAAATAAGGTATTGCTTAGGTTGGAAAAAATATGATGTCcccaaaacaccaaattaaATAGCCATATGGCTACTTTACccatatttaaatgaaatttttattatttaccaTTTGGCATTTAGGTGTTATGCTGTGAGCTTCCTCCAaataattgtttgtttgttttattttcttttcttttctttaaagaaaaaaatttctttacttGGAATCACTACTACAAGATTTCATAAATTATCTACAAATCTTTACAActtataaaaaactaaaaacagaaCTTGCCATTTGAACTTCATGAAATTGTCaaatatttatgaatttgtGTTCATGACTATTAATTAAGGACCAAAAAATTGATAGCCTATCAACTTATCTATATAGTGATTGTACTTGTACAGTAATACAATATATAGAGAACATGAAAATTCACAAATAACGTGTAATAATTGTTATGAAATAGTTAGAAACAATCTCCCAAtgtacataaatatttaaataacaaGTGGTGCAATTATTGATAATAAGTTCTTCAGAAACCACAATTTTGCATAATCTTCTTTGACCCTCGGTCGATTGAGTGTGTAAGAACACAAAAACCGTCATTCATAAACTTTTATTAATTGATTCGAGAGTCTACCGATAGTCTAATGAAACATAACATAACAAATgcattttccattttctttttctattattcttTACGTTTTATCTCTTTCTTAAAAGATACACTCTTCTACTTCTAAAgtgggataaaaaaaaatattcttcctCTACCGAAATAAGATCAAacttatattataaaatttttagatatacTAGGTTTTATGGCATCAGtttcagattttagtttttatatacagttttttaaaaccttttttttttcctgcattttttcactttttcaaattttttcaagatacAAGTATATGTTaaaatactttcaacaaaaagattTAAGTATAAAGCTAAAATATGTATGTCGTACTTAGTGATAAGCTAATAGTTATGATACACTTAAAATATACTTAAAGTCTTTGgtagttgtataagagatctgggatAGGGGTGTCAATATTCAACCCAACCCGCGAACATGACACGAACCCGACGcgggttttttcgggttagggttgggctTTAATGGATTTGGGTTATAAATGGGTCGACCCGAAAGTGACACAATAAGAAATGTGTCATAAGTGGGTCAACCCGCATAACCCgtaatagacacgtttgacacgccaatttatttgtgtcaacccgaaatgacccacttaacacaacccgtttaacttgtataacaaataaatatttattttattttagatttttcaaataccttttatatccaacatataatttaaatttaaaaagaaaagtgagtaattacaaaaatttacaggggatataattggaaattgaaactttacaaattctagaactacttttttttttttttttttttttttgcatagaacttgcacaaatgaaattggatgagcttatggaagatgttatgaacttagacatcaacaaagaatttATGGATGATAATTGTGGTCATAATCAGGATTAGTCTAttgtttgctcaaattctttcaatattgatacttagcatttggtgagttccaaggatattatatttttgttgaactatgttattttatttttgttaaactttgttattttgaatttgtgttgaagtgtatgcacttcttttgaagtgtaaagaacatatttctagatgaatgttatatttttgttgaactatattattttgaacgTGGGTTGAAGACTTAAAGTATATGCACTGccttttgggatgtaaaaaactaattctagatggatgttatatttaatattatgcggGTTGAAATAGGTTGTattacattcgtgtcaacctaatacgactcgtttattaagcgtgtcaaatgggttgggtcaggtcaacccgccttattaacaggtcgggttagggttgaaggatcatgacacgattattaatgAGTCGGATTAGGGTTGAACCATTTAGTCGAATATCCCTACCTTGACACAATACGAACCCAACACGTttacccgaattgacacccctaatcTGGGGCTCAATCCCGGCCTACActaaaaaactgattggtgtcttgatctgatgatacatcataagttgaaattttctaatatatatatatttataaaaagtaTGTCTACTCTGCATATCATGAATACGTTTCCCTGctatcaaaacaaaaagagaataCGTTTCCCTATAATTTGTGCAGGTAACCCGTTTCAAATGTGGAGGGATGTCACTGGGCCTAAGCTGGGCCCATATCCTTGGAGATGCATTCTCAGCTTCAGAGTTCATAAACAGATGGGGCCAAATCGTGTCTGGTATTTGGCCCAACAAGACACCCAACTTTCCCAAACCAGGCACACAGACCGAGAgcgagagtgagagtgagagatcgAGATCCAAAAACCTACCACTTTCGAAGGATAAGGACCCACTTTTTGTGAAACAGGTGGACCCAGTTGGAGACCATTGGATAACTTCCAATAGCTACAAAATGGATACATTTTGGTTCCCTATAAGTGCCAGCCAGTTAGCTACTATACGGGCAGAAATTTCAGGTGAGAACCAATTTGACCAAATCCCAATCTTTGAATCTCTTTGTGCCATCATATGGAAATGTGTTGTCAAAGTTAGAGAACGGGCTCCACCTAAAATAGTGACAATATGCAAAAGTGATCCGAGGAAACCCACCAGTGGGAATTTAAGAAACACTCAAATTATAAGTACAGTTGAGGCAGGTTTTTCTATAACAAAGGAGACGGGTCCAAAAAAATTGGCAACATTGCTAATTAATCAAGCTGTGGATGAAAGAAGCCAGATTGAAGAATTAGTGGAGAGGGATCATGGGGTATCTGATTTTATAGTTTATGGAGCCAAATTGACTTTTGTGGATTCGGAAGAGGCTAATTTTTATGGGTTAGAGTTGAATGGACATAAACCAGATTTTGTGTACCAATCTATCCAAGGCGTTGGAGATGAAGGAGTAGTTTTTGTGCTTCCAGAGCCAAAAGATTCTTGCAAGAACAAAAATGACCGTGGAAGGATAGTGACAATAATTTTTCCAGAAAATCAAATGGTGGAGCTGAGATCTGAGCTGGTGAAGAATGGCCTACTACTTGACGGTAATCTTGCTTAAAGGTGCCGTGTGTCGtcggtgtgtgtgtgtgaacgTGTTTGTTTACTGTATCGTTGTCTAGAAATCTAAAGGACCCATAAGGCCATGCCCGGCTTCTTGTATTTGGCCTATGCTATGATGTGTCCGTCTCTTTTAATCAGAATTACCATCTCCTAAACGTTATTTGTGAACTCTTGTTAGTAATTGTTACAAGCTAGTTATCTTTAGCTTGGAAGTTGGAT contains:
- the LOC115995181 gene encoding protein ECERIFERUM 26-like, which gives rise to MVLPKEENLVYGIKLSSIGPGRSTGSDTVHDLSNMDLAMKLHYLKVVYFFNSNAAQGLTILRMKETMFDWLNEYYYTSGRLRRLESGRPYIKCNDCGSRFIEAQCDKTIDEFLEMKDSSLQNLLVSQQVIGPELSFSPLVLIQVTRFKCGGMSLGLSWAHILGDAFSASEFINRWGQIVSGIWPNKTPNFPKPGTQTESESESERSRSKNLPLSKDKDPLFVKQVDPVGDHWITSNSYKMDTFWFPISASQLATIRAEISGENQFDQIPIFESLCAIIWKCVVKVRERAPPKIVTICKSDPRKPTSGNLRNTQIISTVEAGFSITKETGPKKLATLLINQAVDERSQIEELVERDHGVSDFIVYGAKLTFVDSEEANFYGLELNGHKPDFVYQSIQGVGDEGVVFVLPEPKDSCKNKNDRGRIVTIIFPENQMVELRSELVKNGLLLDGNLA